In Promicromonospora sp. Populi, one genomic interval encodes:
- a CDS encoding family 16 glycosylhydrolase → MRSTRHRTIRSSVTAVAALTLVLSASLVASAAAPQAPEIGTAADAPPDFSTAALLWSDEFNGAAGSGPSAANWNQETGGGGWGNNELQVYTNSRNNSAMDGAGNLVITARREGTGYTSARLTTANRVERQYGYLEARIQIPRGQGIWPAFWMLGSGIDNGVPWPNSGEIDIMENIGREPTRVHGTLHGPGYSGATPITGSYVHPQNWAFADTFHTFAINWSPNSITWYVDGVAYQTFTPANLGGDTWVFNQPFFFILNVAVGGNWPGYPDGTTQFPQTMRIDYVRVYDTPPTGGGRTGTVTASNGICLDVAGAATANGTPIQLATCNGNAAQQWTVGTDGTLRAFGKCLDVAGGGTAAGTAVQLWDCNGTGAQQWTSTAGTLALRNPQSGRCLQPIGGVQTNGTRTQIADCNGSTAQRWTLPS, encoded by the coding sequence ATGCGTAGCACCAGACACCGCACCATCCGAAGTTCAGTCACGGCAGTCGCGGCCCTGACCCTGGTCCTGTCCGCCTCGCTCGTGGCCTCGGCTGCAGCGCCCCAGGCACCCGAGATCGGCACTGCCGCGGACGCGCCGCCGGACTTCTCTACCGCCGCCCTGCTCTGGTCGGACGAGTTCAACGGCGCCGCGGGCAGTGGACCGAGCGCCGCGAACTGGAACCAGGAGACGGGTGGAGGTGGCTGGGGCAACAACGAGCTGCAGGTCTACACCAACAGCCGGAACAACTCCGCCATGGACGGTGCCGGCAACCTCGTCATCACGGCCCGCCGGGAGGGCACCGGCTACACCTCCGCCCGCCTGACCACGGCGAACAGGGTCGAACGGCAGTACGGCTACCTCGAGGCCCGGATCCAGATCCCGCGCGGTCAGGGCATCTGGCCGGCGTTCTGGATGCTGGGCAGCGGGATCGACAACGGTGTCCCGTGGCCCAACTCCGGCGAGATCGACATCATGGAGAACATCGGCCGGGAGCCGACCCGCGTGCACGGCACCCTGCACGGCCCGGGCTACTCCGGCGCCACCCCGATCACCGGGTCCTACGTGCACCCGCAGAACTGGGCGTTCGCCGACACGTTCCACACCTTCGCGATCAACTGGAGCCCCAACTCCATCACCTGGTACGTGGACGGCGTGGCCTACCAGACGTTCACCCCGGCCAACCTGGGTGGCGACACCTGGGTGTTCAACCAGCCGTTCTTCTTCATCCTGAACGTCGCGGTGGGCGGCAACTGGCCGGGGTACCCGGACGGCACCACGCAGTTCCCCCAGACGATGCGCATCGACTACGTCCGCGTCTACGACACACCCCCGACCGGAGGCGGCCGCACCGGCACCGTGACCGCGAGCAACGGGATCTGCCTCGACGTCGCCGGCGCCGCCACCGCCAACGGCACCCCGATCCAGCTCGCGACCTGCAACGGCAACGCGGCTCAGCAGTGGACCGTCGGCACCGACGGCACGCTCCGGGCGTTCGGCAAGTGCCTCGATGTCGCCGGCGGCGGCACCGCGGCGGGCACCGCCGTCCAGCTCTGGGACTGCAACGGGACGGGTGCCCAGCAGTGGACGTCCACGGCCGGCACCCTGGCGCTACGCAACCCACAGTCCGGGCGCTGCCTGCAGCCCATCGGCGGGGTGCAGACCAACGGCACCCGAACCCAGATCGCCGACTGCAACGGCAGCACAGCCCAGCGCTGGACCCTGCCGTCGTAG
- a CDS encoding Hsp20/alpha crystallin family protein — translation MTAVLTTRSPFARTWVRDPWSAQASTEGPVPAADVYREGEDLVARLDLPGVDPAADITVEVEGRKLVVRGERKDQRSEESEGRRISEVRFGAFRRTVTLPKSVDGDVVRASYDAGVLTVTVPGVFTGTTPQRIEVTTAA, via the coding sequence ATGACCGCCGTACTCACCACCCGTTCCCCGTTCGCCCGTACCTGGGTCCGCGACCCGTGGAGCGCTCAGGCGTCCACCGAGGGCCCCGTGCCCGCGGCCGACGTCTACCGCGAGGGCGAGGACCTCGTCGCCCGCCTCGACCTGCCGGGCGTCGACCCGGCCGCCGACATCACTGTCGAGGTCGAGGGCCGCAAGCTCGTCGTGCGCGGCGAGCGCAAGGACCAGCGTTCGGAGGAGTCCGAGGGCCGTCGCATCTCGGAGGTCCGCTTCGGCGCCTTCCGGCGCACGGTCACACTGCCGAAGTCCGTGGACGGCGACGTCGTCCGCGCGTCCTACGACGCCGGTGTCCTGACGGTCACCGTCCCGGGCGTATTCACCGGCACGACGCCGCAGCGCATCGAGGTCACTACCGCCGCCTGA
- a CDS encoding S66 peptidase family protein, translating into MPAHAETIVPPKLRPGDTVRVVAPSRSRTLIMENDNTRWMDERFAAMGLTLTFGEHVDEDDQFRSSSIEHRVADLHAAFADPTVAGIITVIGGFNSNELLPHLDFDLIAANPKVFCGYSDITALQNAILARTGLVTYSGPHWSSWGMRDHFEPTGDWFRAAVTADAPIAVEPSRAWTDDAWYADQDDRTPVPNEGWWSLRPGQASGRIVGGNLCTLNLLQGTANMPSLDGALLFLEDDFESDAAHVARNLTSLLQQPDADGVTGLVVGRFQSSSAVTREALDEIVARQPALRGKPVLAGVDFGHTSPLLTFPVGGTAELAVGPNDAATLTITRH; encoded by the coding sequence ATGCCAGCGCACGCAGAGACGATCGTCCCGCCCAAGCTCCGGCCCGGCGACACCGTCCGGGTGGTCGCGCCCTCGAGGTCGCGGACGCTGATCATGGAGAACGACAACACCCGGTGGATGGACGAGCGGTTCGCCGCCATGGGGCTCACCCTCACGTTCGGCGAGCACGTCGACGAGGACGACCAGTTCCGCAGCAGCTCGATCGAGCACCGGGTGGCGGACCTGCACGCCGCGTTCGCCGACCCGACCGTGGCCGGGATCATCACGGTGATCGGTGGGTTCAACAGCAACGAGCTGCTCCCCCACCTGGACTTCGACCTCATCGCGGCCAACCCGAAGGTCTTCTGCGGCTACTCGGACATCACCGCGCTGCAGAACGCGATCCTCGCCCGCACCGGCCTGGTCACCTACTCCGGCCCGCACTGGTCGAGCTGGGGCATGCGCGACCACTTCGAGCCCACCGGCGACTGGTTCCGCGCAGCGGTGACCGCCGACGCCCCGATCGCCGTCGAACCGTCGCGGGCCTGGACCGACGACGCGTGGTACGCCGACCAGGACGACCGCACCCCGGTCCCGAACGAGGGCTGGTGGTCACTACGCCCCGGGCAGGCCTCGGGTCGGATCGTCGGCGGCAACCTCTGCACGCTCAACCTGCTGCAGGGCACCGCGAACATGCCGTCGCTCGACGGCGCGCTCCTCTTCCTCGAGGACGACTTCGAGTCGGACGCGGCACACGTCGCGCGTAACCTCACCTCGCTGCTCCAGCAGCCCGACGCCGACGGCGTCACCGGGCTGGTCGTCGGCCGGTTCCAGAGCAGCTCCGCCGTGACCCGCGAGGCGCTCGACGAGATCGTCGCGCGCCAGCCGGCGCTGCGCGGCAAGCCCGTCCTGGCCGGCGTCGACTTCGGGCACACCAGCCCGCTGCTCACGTTCCCGGTCGGCGGGACGGCGGAGCTCGCCGTCGGCCCGAACGACGCCGCGACCTTGACGATCACGCGGCACTGA
- a CDS encoding VOC family protein encodes MHATRITANLRVADIEAAKSFYADYLGLGTEEFNLGWVARYTSPETGAHVQLVTGDTTSPEDSVISVHTPDVDAAYEEAQRLGYEIVHPLTTESWGVRRFLVRAPDGNVINVVRHRD; translated from the coding sequence ATGCACGCCACGCGCATCACGGCCAACCTCCGGGTGGCCGACATCGAGGCAGCAAAAAGCTTCTACGCCGACTACCTCGGGCTCGGCACCGAGGAGTTCAACCTCGGCTGGGTGGCCCGCTACACCTCGCCCGAGACCGGCGCGCACGTCCAGCTCGTGACGGGCGACACGACGTCGCCCGAGGACTCGGTGATCTCGGTGCACACGCCGGACGTCGACGCCGCCTACGAGGAGGCGCAGCGGCTCGGCTACGAGATCGTGCATCCGCTGACTACGGAGTCCTGGGGTGTGCGCCGGTTCCTCGTGCGTGCTCCGGACGGCAACGTCATCAACGTCGTGCGGCACCGGGACTGA
- a CDS encoding nucleotidyltransferase domain-containing protein — protein MKRETERASAVERAFVEHLRRTSLHASELRASATRELVVAVNQAHELGWSQRRIGSALGRSQPEIARLLKLVAEGADQRHDAVPLLTVLLRDRRDEIVEAAGRRGIRNVRVFGSVARGEDTSESDVDLLVDLDPGVGLFALGALEVELEEMLGREVDVVIARALRESVAATIEAIPL, from the coding sequence ATGAAGCGTGAGACAGAACGAGCGTCTGCCGTCGAGCGAGCGTTTGTTGAGCACCTCAGGCGGACGAGTCTGCATGCGAGCGAGCTGCGAGCGTCCGCGACGCGGGAGCTCGTTGTCGCGGTCAATCAAGCTCATGAGCTGGGCTGGAGCCAACGCAGGATCGGCTCGGCGCTCGGACGTAGCCAGCCGGAGATCGCTCGTCTCTTGAAGTTGGTAGCGGAAGGTGCTGATCAGAGGCACGACGCCGTACCGCTGCTTACCGTGCTCCTTCGAGACCGACGGGACGAGATCGTTGAAGCTGCGGGGCGTCGCGGCATACGCAATGTCCGTGTCTTCGGATCCGTGGCGCGTGGAGAGGACACTTCCGAGTCGGACGTCGACCTGCTTGTCGATCTCGACCCGGGGGTCGGCCTCTTCGCGCTCGGGGCACTGGAGGTCGAGCTCGAAGAGATGCTCGGGCGTGAGGTTGATGTTGTGATCGCTCGCGCTTTGCGCGAGAGCGTCGCCGCAACAATCGAGGCAATCCCTCTGTGA
- a CDS encoding XdhC family protein has protein sequence MRDLLPQLLDWWRADERAAVATVVRTFRSAPREPGAAMAVGPGGEVIGSVSGGCVEGAVYDLCLEVAETGRPVLASYGVSDEDAFQVGLTCGGTIEVFVAPLSRAAWPGFGSFAEQVLAAGTPLPDGGPLAPGVCLATVIAAPGNAGAVLGTHLSIPTGHDDGGLSAAVAADAVGQITTGVSAVREYGPRGERTGTGNRVFLQVFAPRPRLLVFGAIDFAAALSRAGRLLGYRVTVCDARPIFATTARFPDADEVVADWPHRYLSAEIEAGRVSGRDAVCVLTHDPKFDVPLLRTALTDLPAGTYVGAMGSRRAHDERMARLVEDGVPPEALARLRSPIGLDLGARTPDETAVSIAAEMIAARSGASARPLTETEGPIHG, from the coding sequence ATGCGGGATCTCCTGCCGCAGCTGCTGGACTGGTGGCGCGCCGACGAGCGCGCGGCCGTCGCCACGGTGGTGCGCACCTTCCGGTCCGCGCCGCGCGAGCCCGGCGCCGCGATGGCCGTCGGGCCGGGCGGCGAGGTGATCGGATCCGTGTCCGGCGGGTGCGTCGAGGGTGCCGTCTACGACCTCTGCCTGGAGGTCGCCGAGACCGGCCGCCCGGTACTGGCGAGCTACGGCGTCTCCGACGAAGACGCGTTCCAGGTGGGCCTGACCTGCGGCGGGACCATCGAGGTCTTCGTGGCGCCCCTCTCCCGGGCGGCCTGGCCGGGCTTCGGTTCCTTCGCCGAGCAGGTCCTGGCCGCAGGCACCCCGCTGCCCGACGGCGGCCCGCTCGCCCCGGGCGTCTGCCTCGCCACGGTCATCGCGGCCCCGGGCAACGCCGGTGCCGTGCTCGGCACCCACCTGAGCATCCCCACCGGGCACGACGACGGCGGGCTCAGCGCCGCGGTGGCCGCGGACGCCGTCGGGCAGATAACAACCGGGGTCTCCGCCGTGCGTGAGTACGGGCCGCGCGGGGAGCGCACCGGGACGGGGAACCGGGTGTTTCTGCAGGTCTTCGCCCCGCGCCCGCGGCTGCTGGTGTTCGGCGCTATCGACTTCGCCGCGGCGTTGTCACGCGCCGGGCGGCTGCTCGGCTATCGCGTCACGGTGTGCGACGCCCGCCCGATCTTCGCGACGACCGCCCGTTTCCCGGACGCCGACGAGGTGGTGGCCGACTGGCCGCACCGGTACCTCTCGGCCGAGATCGAGGCGGGCCGTGTCTCCGGGCGGGACGCCGTGTGCGTGCTGACCCACGACCCGAAGTTCGACGTGCCGCTGCTGCGCACGGCCCTCACCGACCTGCCGGCCGGCACCTACGTGGGCGCGATGGGCTCCCGCCGCGCGCACGACGAACGGATGGCCCGGCTGGTCGAGGACGGCGTCCCGCCGGAGGCCCTGGCCCGGCTGCGCAGCCCGATCGGGCTCGACCTCGGCGCACGCACCCCCGACGAGACTGCCGTGTCGATCGCCGCGGAGATGATCGCCGCCCGCTCGGGCGCCTCGGCCCGCCCCCTGACCGAGACGGAGGGCCCGATCCACGGCTGA
- a CDS encoding dsRBD fold-containing protein, which translates to MRAAVGDRIVTASGVVGGAVRDGVVTECPHGDGSPPYRVKWSDTGEETLVFPGSDTFVDPDTPMGSDEPRAARQGRALTWDVRITVVESGGSTTAEATVMNGPPESLRGVGHARKSPGDPEVPLIGDEIAAARALRKLADRLLAVAESDVSEAVGHRAHLHK; encoded by the coding sequence ATGAGAGCAGCAGTGGGCGACCGGATCGTCACGGCCTCAGGAGTGGTCGGCGGCGCGGTGCGCGACGGCGTGGTGACCGAGTGCCCCCACGGCGACGGCTCGCCGCCCTACCGCGTGAAGTGGTCCGATACCGGCGAGGAGACGCTGGTCTTCCCCGGCTCGGACACGTTCGTCGACCCGGACACACCGATGGGGTCGGACGAGCCCCGCGCAGCGCGGCAGGGCCGCGCGCTCACCTGGGACGTGCGGATCACCGTCGTCGAGTCCGGGGGCAGCACGACGGCGGAGGCCACCGTGATGAACGGTCCGCCGGAGTCGCTGCGCGGCGTCGGGCATGCGAGGAAGTCGCCCGGGGACCCCGAGGTACCCCTGATCGGCGACGAGATCGCCGCCGCCCGGGCACTGCGGAAGCTCGCCGACCGGCTGCTCGCGGTGGCCGAGTCGGACGTCTCGGAGGCGGTCGGGCACCGGGCGCACCTGCACAAGTAG
- the glp gene encoding gephyrin-like molybdotransferase Glp: MGDRVDVEQHRADVAELLAGLTDRPTETMPVYGKLVGRLLAADLVAPGPLPRFRNSQMDGFAVRAADVASAAPGAPVTLPVVGDVAAAPGEPAPLEPGTAVRIMTGAPVPDGADTVIPVEDTDHRTFNSGTFNSGTSSTAAHNAAKVVITRGREAGEFVREAGSDVAEGAVVLRAGTVLAPHHVAAAAACGIDTLHLRAPVLVAIVSTGSELVPPGGEAGPGQVWDANGQALAAAVHAAGGRVELHMDLPDDPETARAGLAQAARQCDLVLTTGGVSQGAYEVVKDALPEVTFRSVAMQPGGPQGLGRLDGTPVLTFPGNPVSAQVSFVVFLRDVLRRAGGLPPVEQVSAVLDDAVGSPAGKRQLLRGRWVRDDGAAGGALGGAPRVAVVGGPGSHLVASMAAADVLIDVPAATTKLEPGADVVVWPL; this comes from the coding sequence ATGGGTGATCGTGTGGACGTGGAACAGCACCGGGCCGACGTCGCCGAGCTCCTCGCGGGGCTGACCGACCGGCCCACCGAGACGATGCCGGTGTACGGGAAGCTGGTGGGGAGGCTGCTCGCGGCCGACCTCGTCGCCCCCGGGCCGCTGCCGCGCTTCCGCAACTCGCAGATGGACGGCTTCGCGGTACGCGCCGCCGACGTCGCCTCGGCCGCCCCGGGCGCTCCCGTCACCCTGCCCGTCGTGGGCGACGTCGCCGCCGCGCCGGGCGAGCCGGCCCCGCTGGAGCCGGGCACCGCAGTACGCATCATGACCGGCGCCCCCGTGCCCGACGGCGCGGACACCGTGATCCCCGTGGAGGACACCGATCACCGGACCTTCAACAGCGGGACCTTCAACAGCGGGACCTCCAGCACCGCGGCGCACAACGCCGCCAAGGTGGTCATCACACGCGGCCGCGAGGCCGGGGAGTTCGTCCGGGAGGCAGGGTCCGACGTCGCCGAGGGCGCCGTGGTGCTGCGCGCCGGCACCGTGCTCGCGCCCCACCACGTGGCGGCCGCCGCCGCGTGCGGGATCGACACGCTGCACCTCCGCGCGCCGGTGCTGGTCGCGATCGTGTCCACCGGCAGCGAGCTCGTCCCACCTGGCGGGGAGGCAGGGCCCGGCCAGGTCTGGGACGCCAACGGGCAGGCGCTCGCGGCCGCCGTCCACGCGGCGGGTGGGCGGGTCGAGCTCCACATGGATCTGCCCGACGATCCCGAGACCGCGCGCGCCGGCCTGGCCCAGGCCGCGCGGCAGTGTGACCTCGTGCTTACGACCGGCGGCGTCAGCCAGGGCGCCTACGAGGTGGTCAAGGACGCCCTGCCCGAGGTCACGTTCCGCTCCGTGGCGATGCAGCCCGGCGGGCCGCAGGGCCTCGGTCGCCTTGACGGCACACCCGTGCTGACCTTCCCGGGCAATCCCGTCAGCGCGCAGGTCTCGTTCGTCGTGTTCCTCCGCGACGTCCTGCGGCGCGCCGGCGGTCTGCCGCCGGTGGAGCAGGTCTCGGCGGTGCTCGACGACGCCGTCGGCTCGCCCGCCGGGAAGCGGCAGCTGCTGCGCGGGCGGTGGGTGCGGGACGACGGCGCCGCGGGCGGTGCGCTCGGCGGGGCGCCGCGGGTCGCCGTCGTCGGCGGGCCCGGGTCGCACCTCGTGGCGTCCATGGCCGCGGCGGACGTGCTGATCGACGTTCCGGCGGCCACGACCAAGCTCGAACCTGGGGCCGACGTGGTCGTGTGGCCGCTGTGA
- a CDS encoding molybdenum cofactor biosynthesis protein MoaE, which yields MDQVVRVTQDVLDDTVTRAVEAAVAAPECGAVVTFRGVVRDEDGGRDVTSLDYEAHPDATGVLQKVCQAVAAETGLRVAATHRYGHLEVGDVALVASASAGHRKEAFEACSLLVERIKAEVPIWKKQQFTDGESEWVGL from the coding sequence ATGGACCAGGTAGTACGCGTGACGCAGGACGTGCTCGACGACACCGTCACGCGGGCCGTCGAGGCGGCGGTGGCCGCGCCCGAGTGCGGGGCAGTGGTCACGTTCCGGGGCGTGGTCCGCGACGAGGACGGCGGCCGCGACGTCACGAGCCTCGACTACGAGGCGCACCCCGACGCGACCGGCGTCCTGCAAAAAGTGTGTCAGGCCGTGGCCGCGGAGACCGGGCTGCGCGTGGCCGCGACGCATCGGTACGGGCACCTGGAGGTCGGGGACGTCGCGCTGGTGGCGTCGGCGTCGGCGGGGCACCGCAAGGAGGCGTTCGAGGCCTGCTCCCTGCTGGTGGAGCGCATCAAGGCCGAGGTGCCGATCTGGAAGAAGCAGCAGTTCACCGACGGCGAGTCCGAGTGGGTAGGTCTGTAG
- a CDS encoding glycosyltransferase family 4 protein, with protein sequence MITATDRPHRIMIVTDAWEPQVNGVATALSRTVAELRRMGCVVEMVTPWDGYRTIPLITYSEIRVPIMARDDVERRFLEFAPDAVHIATEGPLGWYARGVCDHFGFPFTSSYHTQFPEYLSARWSWFPLWAGYGYMRRFHDKSGRVLVTTPTMREQLTQWRIRNVTPWSLGVDTEQFHPRRRAQETEPGQDGGVYNDLPGPVFLYVGRLAVEKNVEAFLALDLPGSKVVVGDGPARAELEADHPEAHFRGRRSGEDLARHFADADVLVFPSRTDTFGLVILEAMASGTPVAGFDAPGPRDLIPGSGAGAVDDDLRAACLAALGCSREDTRRYAEHFSWRACAEAFYAQLDVPPPPVRERIWRRGIQRGIQRLPNISMSMPSLTVPGLSMPSLTLPRYLPRTLPSLALPSLARPTRTIGRAVTRVRQIATDLPTRTRRR encoded by the coding sequence GTGATTACAGCGACCGATCGGCCGCATCGCATCATGATCGTGACCGACGCCTGGGAACCGCAGGTGAACGGCGTCGCCACTGCGCTCTCCCGCACGGTCGCCGAGCTGCGCCGGATGGGTTGCGTGGTCGAGATGGTCACGCCGTGGGACGGCTACCGGACCATCCCGCTGATCACCTACTCCGAGATCCGCGTGCCCATCATGGCGCGCGACGACGTGGAGCGGCGCTTCCTGGAGTTCGCGCCCGACGCCGTGCACATCGCCACCGAGGGGCCGCTGGGCTGGTACGCGCGCGGCGTCTGCGACCACTTCGGGTTCCCGTTCACGTCCAGCTACCACACCCAGTTCCCGGAGTACCTGAGCGCGCGCTGGTCGTGGTTCCCGCTCTGGGCCGGGTACGGGTACATGCGCAGGTTCCACGACAAGTCGGGCCGGGTGCTGGTCACGACGCCGACCATGCGCGAGCAGCTCACCCAGTGGCGCATCCGCAACGTCACACCGTGGAGCCTGGGCGTGGACACCGAGCAGTTCCACCCCCGCCGTCGGGCACAAGAGACGGAACCCGGCCAGGACGGCGGTGTGTACAACGACCTGCCCGGCCCCGTGTTCCTCTACGTGGGGCGGCTGGCCGTGGAGAAGAACGTCGAGGCGTTCCTCGCCCTGGACCTGCCGGGCTCGAAGGTGGTGGTGGGCGACGGCCCCGCTCGCGCGGAGCTGGAGGCCGACCACCCCGAAGCGCACTTCCGGGGGCGCCGCTCGGGCGAGGACCTGGCCCGGCACTTCGCCGACGCCGACGTGCTCGTCTTCCCGAGCCGCACCGACACGTTCGGCCTGGTCATCCTGGAGGCGATGGCGTCGGGCACACCGGTGGCCGGCTTCGACGCGCCAGGACCCCGCGACCTCATCCCGGGCTCCGGCGCGGGCGCTGTCGACGACGACCTGCGCGCGGCCTGCCTCGCCGCGCTCGGCTGCTCCCGCGAGGACACCCGAAGATACGCGGAGCACTTCTCATGGCGTGCGTGCGCCGAGGCGTTCTACGCCCAGCTCGACGTGCCGCCCCCGCCGGTGCGCGAACGCATCTGGCGGCGCGGGATCCAGCGTGGGATCCAGCGGCTGCCGAACATCAGCATGAGCATGCCGAGCCTCACGGTGCCCGGCCTGTCGATGCCGAGCCTGACCCTGCCGAGGTACCTCCCGAGGACCCTGCCGAGCCTGGCCCTGCCGAGCCTGGCCCGGCCCACCCGCACCATCGGCCGGGCGGTCACGCGGGTGCGTCAGATCGCTACAGACCTACCCACTCGGACTCGCCGTCGGTGA
- a CDS encoding GTP 3',8-cyclase MoaA produces MAAVTLGIPSVRGVPRRATAPAGRLRPETPLLVDRYGRVARDLRVSITTACSLRCTYCMPAEGLPLIPRDELMTPDEIGRLVGIGVRDLGLRDIRFTGGEPLMRRDLEQIISASRRAADDAMASLRSSASANSAPSHGTTAGGTTAGGTTAGAPTSGNQPPAERVRISMTSNALGLDKRADALVAAGLDRVNISLDTVDPQAFATLTRRDRLDDVLKGIRAALAAGLAPVKINAVLLPETLAGAADLLAWSVEHGCNLRFIEEMPLDADGRWTRDDVVSAAHLLDRLGERFTLTPAGREDPSAPAEEWLVDDGPATVGIIASVTRSFCGACDRTRLTAEGTVRSCLFGNEETDLKSLLRNGATDDEVGDAWRAAMWAKPRAHGSDAVELAADAFAETQRSMGAIGG; encoded by the coding sequence ATGGCCGCTGTCACTCTCGGGATACCGTCGGTGCGAGGCGTGCCACGGCGTGCCACGGCTCCGGCAGGCAGGTTGCGCCCCGAGACCCCGCTGCTCGTCGACCGGTACGGCCGAGTTGCCCGCGATCTGCGCGTCTCCATCACCACCGCGTGCTCGCTGCGCTGCACCTACTGCATGCCTGCCGAGGGCCTGCCGCTGATCCCGCGCGACGAGCTGATGACGCCGGACGAGATCGGCCGGCTCGTCGGCATCGGCGTGCGCGACCTGGGCCTGAGGGACATCCGGTTCACCGGCGGCGAGCCGCTCATGCGGCGCGACCTGGAGCAGATCATCAGCGCATCCCGTCGGGCGGCCGACGACGCGATGGCCTCGCTGCGCTCCAGCGCTTCGGCCAACAGCGCGCCGTCACACGGCACCACAGCAGGCGGCACCACAGCAGGCGGCACTACAGCAGGCGCACCGACGTCGGGCAATCAACCGCCCGCCGAGCGCGTCCGCATCTCCATGACCTCCAACGCGCTCGGCCTGGACAAGCGCGCGGACGCGCTGGTCGCCGCCGGGCTGGACCGCGTCAACATCTCCCTGGACACGGTGGACCCGCAGGCGTTCGCGACCCTGACCCGCCGCGACCGCCTGGACGACGTGCTCAAGGGCATCCGGGCCGCGCTCGCCGCGGGGCTCGCGCCGGTGAAGATCAACGCCGTGCTCCTGCCCGAGACCCTGGCGGGCGCCGCCGACCTGCTGGCCTGGTCCGTCGAGCACGGCTGCAACCTGCGCTTCATCGAGGAGATGCCGCTCGACGCCGACGGGCGTTGGACCCGCGACGACGTCGTGAGCGCCGCCCACCTGCTGGACCGGCTCGGCGAGCGCTTCACGCTGACCCCGGCGGGCCGCGAGGACCCGTCCGCCCCGGCGGAGGAGTGGCTGGTCGACGACGGCCCGGCCACCGTCGGGATCATCGCCTCGGTGACCCGCTCCTTCTGCGGGGCGTGCGACCGCACCCGGCTGACCGCCGAGGGCACTGTCCGCTCCTGCCTGTTCGGCAACGAGGAGACCGACCTGAAGTCCCTGCTGCGCAACGGCGCCACGGACGACGAGGTCGGCGACGCCTGGCGCGCCGCGATGTGGGCCAAGCCCCGCGCCCACGGCAGCGACGCCGTCGAGCTGGCGGCCGACGCCTTCGCCGAGACGCAGCGCAGCATGGGCGCCATCGGCGGCTGA